Sequence from the Rhizobium sp. TH2 genome:
GCCAGCATGCAGGAACGGCTGCACACACAACCCTTCGCGCTGACGACGACATCGACCCATGATACCAAGCGCGGCGAGGATGCCCGCGCCAGACTCTACACGCTGAGCGAGGCACCCGAGAACTGGGTCGCTGCTGTCAGGCGATGGCGCGGTTTACATCAGCGCTTGGTCACTCTGTTGCCCGATGGCCCGGCACCCGGACCCGCCGACGAATGGCTGATCTACCAGGCGCTTGCCGGCGTCTTGCCACTGAATTTCGATCCCAATGACGAAGCCTACTTGACCGAAATCCGTGACCGGTTCCTGCCCTATCTCGAAAAGGCTTTTCGCGAGGCGAAGCTCCGGACGGACTGGTCAGACGTCAACGAGCCTTACGAGGCAGCAGTGAAAGCCTATGCCGGACATCTGTTTTCACCGGAAAACCGGGCATTCCTCGATGATTTCCGTACGGTGCTTGCGCCCTATGTCGCGACCGGCATCGTCAACAGCCTCGCGCAGACGCTGCTCAAGCTGACCGTTCCCGGCGTGCCGGATATCTATCAGGGTTGCGAGGGCTTCGATTTCAGTCTCGTCGATCCCGACAACCGTCGCATTCCGAATTTTGTAGCTCTGGCTCCACCCGAAGGGAAACCTTCAATCAATGACCCCGTGGCGCTGAAGTCATGGCTGATAGCCCAAACACTCAAACTGAGGATACGTCACCGTGAGCTCTTCACCTTTGGTGAGTATATTCCAATCGACGTTGGGGGTCTGAGAAGCGACAAGATCCTTGCATTCGAACGACGCCATGCCGGTATATCAGCAATCATTGCCGTGCCGCGCCTGATCCTCGATGCCGTGGCCGGTGGCAAACATCTCTCCCGGGATTACTGGGATGATACATCACTGACGATCCCGGCCGGCGTCTCCCATGTCAGCGATGCCTTCGGAGACGGTGATGAGACCTTCGGCTGCGACGTTCCCATAGCCCGGATTTTCAGCCGGCGGCCGTTTGCGCTCCTGATGACGCCGCACCACTGAACGAGGACATCGCACGTCGAACCTTGAACGGCCCGGCCGGATCGACTAAATAGCGGCCATCGACCACACCAACAGGATGGTGCCCCATGGAATTCAACCCGAACGCAACGCCGCCTTGCCTTGCCAATCGGGAATATCGAATCCATGCCTGCATCCATTACGCTTTCCAATCTTTCGTGGTCCACGCCTGAGGGTCGCCCTCTTTTCACCAATCTCGACCTGAGCTTCGGGCCGGAGCGCACGGCGCTCATCGGCCGCAATGGCGTCGGCAAATCTGTGGTGCTCAGGCTGATCACGGACGAACTTGTTCCGGCGACCGGAACGGTCTCCGTCAGCGGCAGCATCGGCACGCTCGATCAGCGTGTCCAGATCACGCCTGACGAGACCATCGCCACCCTCTTCGGCGCGGAAACGCCCCTTGCCACACTCCAGCGAGCGGAAGCCGGCGAAGCGACAACCGAGGAACTAGCATCGGCCGACTGGACGCTCGAAGCCCGGATGGCCGCGGCATTGGCTCGCGCCGGACTGAATGCGGATACCGCTACCCCGCTCGCTGCACTGTCGGGCGGACAGCGCACACGTGCAGCGCTCGCCGCGCTGGTGTTCAAGGAGCCGGACTTCCTGCTGCTCGACGAGCCCACCAACAATCTCGACCGCGAAGGACGTGCCGCGGTGATCGACCTGCTTGCAGGCTGGAAGGGCGGCGCGGTCGTTGTCAGCCACGACCGTGAACTGCTCGAAACCGTCGATGTTATCGTTGAACTCACAACGCTGGGCGCCACGCGTTATGGCGGCAACTGGACGCAATACCGCGCCCGCAAGGCACTCGAACTGGCCGCCGCCGAACACGACCTCGCCGATGCCGAAAAACGGCTGACCGAGGTGGCGCGCGGCGCGCAGGCGACGGCCGAGCGCAAGGCCCGCAAGGACTCAACCGGCAAGCGGGCCGCCGCCAAGGGCGACATGCCGCGAATTCTGATTGGCGCGCGCAAGGAGCATAGCGAGAACACCAGCGGCGGCAATGCCCGACTGACGGAACGGCTTCGCAGCGAGGCAGAGACTGATCTCGCCGCCGCCCGCGAGAGGATCGAAAGGCTTCGGGAATTGTCGGTCACGCTGCCATCGACGGGTCTACCGGCCGGAAGACTCGTATTGCGCCTCGATGGGGTAACCGGCGGCTTTGATCCTGGCCAACCCATAATCGAGAACCTGTCTTTCGACATCAGGGGGCCGGATCGCATAGCCGTGACCGGCCCCAACGGATCAGGCAAATCCACACTGCTCGCTCTGATCACGGGTGCTCTTCGACCCTGGTCGGGAACAGTTCGCGCCGCAACGCCTTTTGCCATGCTCGACCAGCAGGTGAGCATCCTCGATCCGAAGACATCGATCCGCGACAATTTTCTGCGGATCAATCCGCATTCCTGCGAAAATGCCTGCCGCGCCGCGCTGGCCCGCTTCATGTTCCGGGCCGATGCGGCACTCCAGCAGGTCTCGACGTTGAGCGGCGGGCAATTGCTGCGTGCCGGCCTTGCCTGCGTACTTGGTGGCGCGAAGCCACCCTCCCTGCTCATTCTCGACGAACCGACCAACCATCTCGATATCGATTCCATCGCGGCCGTCGAGGCGGGTTTGCAGGCCTATGACGGTGCCCTGCTGATTGTCAGCCATGACGAGGTCTTCCTGGATGCGGTCGGCATGACCCGCAGACTTGAAATTCCAAACGAGGAACTCCCGACCGCCCCGCCGGGTTAATCACGCACGAAATGGAGGGCCGCGCAATTGCAGAACTGGCGTCATATTTGCATCGACATGCAACGTCTCTTCGCTGAGAAGACACCTTGGCACGTCGAATGGATGGATCGGGTCTCACCGCAGGTCTCGGAAATCGCCGGACGTTTTGCCAATTCCACCATATTCACGAGATTCGTGCCACCAAACCACGCCAGCGATCTGCCCGGCAAATGGCAGGATTACTACAAGAAATGGCGGATGATGACAGGTGAATACTTGCCGCCGGAACTCATAGATCTGATAGCCCCCCTCAAGCAATTCGTGCCGCCTGCCCGCATCTTCGACAAGTTCACCTATTCGCCTTGGCACGGCGGACATCTTCATCAGCGACTGACCGCAGAGCACGTGACCCAACTCGTCATCAGCGGGGGAGAAACGGATGTCTGCGTGCTCGCCACGGTGCTGGGAGCGATCGACCATGGCTACGATGTCATTCTGCTGGAAGACGCCGTCTGCGGCAGCGCGGACGAAACCCACGAAGCGTCGCTCACGCTCCTGCGAAACCGGTTTTCCGTGCAGTTGTCCGTCGTGACGACGGACGAGTTTCTGTCTCAGGCGACCATGCCGGCCGGCGGATGAACTATTGATCTTCCCTGGTCTTGAACGCATCCGAGACATTGCGCTTGCGAGGATCGCGGAGATTTTCGCCGGCCGCGTCGCGGTCATGCTCCGGATCATCCTTGGCGGGCAGATAGCCGCGCGGTCTGGTGCTTTCAGGTCCTTCCCACCGCGGTGACTGTTCGGTGGTTCCGGGGGCGCCGTTCTTGGGACTGTTGATTGCCATGATTTGTCTCCTTTCGGTCATAAAAGAAATGACGGCAAATCCGGATGGTTCCATGCCGCACGCGTCAGGGCTCGGTGAACCAGATCATCGTCCAAGGCGACATCCACGATACGGAAACGTCACCTCGGGGGTAGAAGACGTTGGCCTTCGGCGGCACATCCATTTGCACGTCTCTATCGCCGAAATTTGCCATCAGCGTCAGCCTGCGCTCACCCTCGGCAAACCAGGTGACACGGACGACGCCCTCGCCGACCTCATATGCCGCAGGGCGAGTTCCGAGCGTGTCCAGCAAGGGCTGAACATGGATACAGCGAAGCTCAAGCAGGGATTTGTAGAATGCCAGCCGTGCGGTGCCTGCAGGCGTGTCGCGCTTTTCCCAGCGAAGCTTTGCCGACAGGAATGTCTCCAGTTGGGTCGGATCGGGGGCATCGTCGGCATCGCCCGCAAAACCCGGCATGCGCGCAAGCTCGCTCTTCCGACCTTCGCGCACGGCGGCATTGAGTTCGTCATCGAAGTCGCAGAAGAAGGGAAAGGGCTCCAGCGCCCCCCATTCCTCGCCCATGAAAAGCATGGGGATCTGCGGAGCAAGCAGATAGATCGCCGCAAGCGCCCGCAGCCGGATGGAGTCGATCGAAGCGGATAACCGGTCGCCATAGGCCCGATTGCCGATCTGGTCATGGTTCTGGATGAAGGCGATGAAAGCCGTCGGCGGCAGATGCGCGCTCGCGGCGCCGCGTGGCGTCCCACGGAAGGGCATCACTTCGCCCTGGTAGACGAAGCCCTCGGCCAGCGCCAGCGCCAGCTTTTTCAAGTCACCGGCATAGTCCGCATAATAGCCGATGTGTTCGCCAGTGGCCGCCACGTGCAGCACGTGATGCATGTCATCGTTCCATTGGGCGGTGAAATGCTTCGGCTTTCCTTGCGGGGCACGCTCGAGCAGGGATGCCTCGTTCTCCTCGTTCTCGAGGATCAGATGGATATGCCGGCCGTTGGTTTCCTCCCGGATACGGCGCGATATCTCATGCATGATGTGTTCGTCGCTATCGTCCGTGATGGCGTGGACCGCATCGAAGCGCAGGCCGTCAAATCTGAATTCATGGAGCCAGTAGAGCGCATTCTCGATGAAGAAATCCCGTACGGCGCGCGAACCATCCCCATCGAAATTGATGCCAGCGCCCCATGGGCTGCGGTGCCGTTCAGTGAAAATCGGCGCATAGAGCGGAAGATAGTTTCCGTCCGGGCCGAGGTGATTATAGACGACATCGAGAAACACCGACATCGACCGCAGATGCGCTTCGTCGATCAATGCGCGCAGGTCTTCGGGATGGCCGTAGCTCGAATCCGGCGCATAGGGCAGCACGCCATCATAGCCCCAATTCCGGCTCCCACGAAAATCCGCGAGCGGCATGATCTGGATTGCGGTGATGCCAAGTTCGTTGAGATGATCGAGCTTTTCGATCGCCGCCCCGAATGTGCCCGCCTCGGTGAACGTCCCCATATGCAGTTCGTAGATCACCGTCTCGGCCCATGGACGGCCCGCCCAATCGGGGCTTTTCCATTGATATGCCTTGGCATCGATGACCACGGATGGGCCGTGGATATCGTTCGGCTGATAGCGCGAGGCAGGATCGGGCACCTCGGTTTCGTCCTCGAGGACAAAACAGTATCGTGTTCCCGCGCCGGCATCGGCGAGATCAAGGATGTGCCAGCCGTTTTCGTCGCGGCGCATCGGCTCAGGGCTGCGACCTTCAATCAGGATGTCGATGCGACCCTGCTTCGGCGCCCAAAGCCGGAATGTCGTGGAATGATCGCCGAGGACCGGTCCAAAGCTGTAGAATGCCAACGCTCGCCCTCGCTGCTGATCACCTGATCGAACGAGAGAAACCGCGTGAACGTTCCAAATTTTCTTCGGTTAATCCGCGGGCCGCACGGCATCGGGATGCGCTGCGGCAAAGGCGGGAAGCGCCCGGCAGCGCTCGGCGATTTCAAGCAACCGTTTGCAGCCCGACACATCCGCCCCCCAGCGTTCGGCGTTGTAGACCTGCGGCACGAGGCAGAAATCGGCCATTCCAGGTGAATCTGCATGGCAGAACGCACCTGTCGCGGGATCATCGAGCATCGCCTCGAAAGCCTTTAGCCCCTGCCCGATGAACCGCCGCATCCATTCCGGCCGCGCCTCGTCCCGGCCGGTCAGCTCGACGACATGCGCGGCCACGTGGCTGTTGCAGATCGGATGGATGTCCATCGCGATAGCATAGGACAGCGCGCGGACACGATGCCGGCCGAGCGGATCGGCAGGCAGGATATGCGCCTCTGGATGCATCTCGGCGAGATACTCGATGATCGCCAGCGATTGGGTCATTTTCTGCCCATCAAGCTCCAGCGTCGGGAGAAGACCCTGCGGGTTGAGATCGAGATAGGCGCCCTGCCTATGCTCGCCCTTCAGGATATCGACCGGCACGGACTCATGTTTCAGCCCGACCGCATTGAGAGCGATGCGCACCCGATAACTGGCGGACGACCGCCAGTAGTCGTGGAGGACGACCTCGCTCATGCGGCAGCGGACCCGCCCGCTTCGGTGACCGTCTGCTCGATCGCACCGAATATCGAGTGGCCCGTGCGGTCCTTCATCTCGATGCGGACGGTGTCGCCGAATTTCAGGAACGGCGTCTTTGCCGCCCCGGTTTCGATCTTCTCGATGGTGCGGATTTCAGCGATGCAGGAATATCCGTCGCCGCCATCGGCGATCGATTTGCCGTGGCCGCCGTCGCGCTTGTTGGACACTGTGCCCGAGCCGATGATCGATCCGGCCGAAAGGCTGCGGGTCTTCGCGGCATGCGCAATGAGCTGGCCGAAATCGAAGATCATGTCCACGCCGGCATTGGCCTTGCCGAATGCCTTGCCGTTGCAGCTGACCAGCAGCGGCAGATGCAGCTTGCCGTCTTTCCAGGCGTCACCCAGTTCGTCGGGCGTGACCGCCGCAGGCGAGAAGGCGGAGGCGGGCTTCGATTGGAAAAAACCAAAACCCTTGGCGAGTTCATTCGGCACCAAATGCCTAAGCGACACATCATTGACCAGCATGACCAGCCGGATCGCGTCGCGCGCCTGTTCCGGCGTGGCACCCATCGGCACGTCATCGACGATCACCGCCACCTCGCCTTCCATGTCGATGCCGTAGCCCTCGTCGGCCGCGACGATGGGGTCGCGCGGGCCGATGAAGCTGTCGGAGCCTCCCTGGTACATCAGCGGATCGGTCCAGAAGCTCTCCGGCATCTCGCCATCGCGCGCCTTTCGAACCAGCTCGACGTGATTGACATAGGCCGAACCATCCGCCCATTGATAGGCGCGCGGCAAAGGCGACGATGCATCATGCTCATGAAAGCGCATCGATGGCTGCGAACCAATCTCCAGCCCCTCGGCGACTCGCTCCAGACGTGGACCGACATGGGCCCAGTCGTCGAGTGCCGCCTGCAGCGTGCGCGCGATATGCCCGACTTCCGAGCAGAGCGTCAGATCCTTGGACACGACCACCAGCCGGCCGTCGCGCGTGGAATCCTTCAGTGTCGCCAATTTCATGAGCCGTCTGCCTCCCGTTTTGATTCTTCTCCCGGATACAAGCCTACTTGATGCCGGGCGTCCCGTCGAATTTCCTTTCGAGCCCATCCCAGCACTCGAGATAGTCGTCCTGCAGCGTCTCCAGTTCGGCCGCATACCGGGTCAATTGCTGAGGGTAGCGGGTCTCGAACATGAAAGCCATCGTATGATCGAGCTTGACCGGCTTGAGTTCGGAATTCGATGCCTTCTCGAATCCTGACGCGTCCGGTCCATGCGGCAGCATCATGTTGTGCAGGCTGACACCGCCCGGCACGAACCCTTCTTCCTTGGCGTCGTACTGGCCATGGATCAGGCCCATGAATTCGCTCATGATGTTGCGATGGTACCAGGGCGGTCGGAACGTATGTTCCGCCACCAGCCATCGCGGCGGGAAGATGACGAAATCGACATTCGCCGTCCCCGCCTCTTCGGTCGGCGCGGTCAGGACCGTGAAAATCGAGGGATCCGGATGGTCGAACAGGATCGCGCCGACGGGCGAAAATGTCCTGAGATCGTATTTGAACGGCGTGTAGTTGCCGTGCCAGGCGACGACATCGAGCGGCGAGTGGCCGATCTCGGTGACATAGAACTTGCCGCACCATTTCACATGCACGCGGCACGGCGTTTCCTTGTCCTCGTAGGCGGCGACCGGCGTCTTGAAGTCGCGCGGATTGGCAAGACAATTGGCGCCGATCGGACCGCGATCCGGCATGGTGAACTTGGCGCCATAATTCTCGCAGATATAGCCGCGCCAGCCGTCGCCTTCGCCGAGCCGGCTGACCTTGAACATCATGCCGCGCGGCACGAGGCAGATTTCCAGCGGCTCGACATCCATGATGCCCATCTCGGTGAAAACCCGGATCGCCCCGACCTGCGGCACGATCAACAGCTCACCATCGGCATCGAAGAAATAGTCGTCCACCATGTCGTCGTTGAGGACATAGACGTGTGCGGCCATGCCGACCTGGGTCATGACGTCGCCGGCGGCCGTCATCGTGCGCATGCCCTGGAGAAAGTTCGTCGGCTCTGACGGCATGGGGGTTGGGCCCCAGCGCAATTGACCGAGCGGAAGTGAGTGATCATCCAGACATGGCGCGGATTTCCACTGGGGATAGCTGGCATTCGAAAAGCGCCGTGTATGCCGAACGCTCGGCCGGATGCGATAGAGCCACGAGCGCTCGTTGGTCCCACGCGGCGCGGTGAACGGCGAGCCCGAAAGCTGCTCGGCATAGAGGCCGTAATTGCATTTCTGCGGACTGTTCTGGCCCTGCGGCAGCGCACCCTGCAGCGACTCGGTCTCGAAGTCGTTGCCGAAGCCCGGCATATAGGCGGGCTGGTTGCTGGTCTGTGCGGTTATGGCGGAATATCCCTCGGTGCCGACGTCCATGACGGTTCCTCCCATTGCAGGATTGCGTGATATTGGTTACATCGGTAACTGTTGAAAATGTAACTATCAAGGCGCTATGGCCGATCAATTCGAACTTGAACACTTCCTGCCCTATCGGCTAAACCGTGCAGCCGAGGCCGTCAGCCTGAGTTTTTCACGCATCTATAAATCGCGCTACGACATGACGCGCCCGGAATGGCGGACGCTCGCGGCCCTCGGCGCCGTTGGCCGCATGACGGCAACGGCGATCGGCGCGCATTCCAGCATGCACAAGACCAAGGTCAGCCGCGCGATCAGTGCGCTCGAGGAGCGCCGCTGGATCAAGCGGACGGAAGCTGAGAACGACCGCCGCGTCGAGCATATCGAACTCACTCCACACGGTCGCAAGGCCTATGAGGATCTCGCCGAACACGCCCGTGCCTATCAGTCTCAACTTACTGCAATACTTGGCCGCAAGGGATTGAAATCATTCGAAGACGGATTGGATTCCGTAGAGTCGGCCATCCGCCAGGGCAAGCTGCCGGGTTAACGGATTTCGGGCAGCGGCAGCGCGCCGTCACGCTTCAGCGTATTGAGCACGATCGAAGTCTTCACATGCTGAACCGATTCGTGGGGCAGTAGTACGTCGTTGACGAATTCCGAGAGGCCATTCAGGTCCCGCGCCGCGATCTTGAGGTGGTAGTCCATCTCGCCAGTGAGCGCGAAGGCCTCGAGCACTTCGGGCAATGAATTCACCAACTGGGCGAACCGCCGCGCATTATCCCTGTTGTGGGTGGCGAGCGTCACCGAGATCACCACCAGCAGGCCGAGCCCGATCTTCGCCGGATCGAGGCTCGCCCGGTAGCCGCTGATCACACCTTCCGCTTCCAGCCGCGCCCGCCGGCGCGAGCACTGCGATGCAGACAGCGCAATCCGCTCCGAGAGTTCGATATTCGTGAGCCTGCCGTCAGCCTGCAGTGCGTGAAGAATCTTGAGATCGAATCCATCGAGTTGCGTCATCACGCAAAAATCCTCCAATCCATGCACGTTTCACGCATAGATTGGCGCCAATGACGTCCGAATGCAAGCACATTGCGCCGCTGACGTGGCATCATGCGCATTACCATTTGAGACGAGGAGAAAACGATGGGCCCCTTTCCGCACGACGCACCGCCGGCAGAGATTTCAGCCGACAACCCGGCCGGTACCGACGGCTTCGAATTCGTCGAATTTGCTCATCCCGAGCCGGAAAAGCTGAGCGAGCTTTTCACCCGTATGGGCTATTCCGCCGTCGCCAGGCACAAGACCAAGAACATCACCGTCTGGCGCCAGGGCGACATCAATTATGTGCTGAATGCCGAGCCCGGCAGCCATGCCATGCGCTTTGTCGATGCCCATGGTCCATGTGCGCCGTCGATGGCCTGGCGCGTGGTCGATGCAAAATACGCGTTCGAGCACGCCGTCTCGAAGGGCGCCACGCCTTACACCGGCGATGACAAGGCTTTGGACGTTCCCGCCATATCAGGCATCGGCGGCTCGTTGCTCTATTTCGTCGAGCGCTATGGCGCGAAGGGCTCGGCTTATGAGACCGAATTCAATTGGGTCGGCGAAGCCGATCCCCGGCCGGCCGGCGTCGGCTTCTACTACCTCGACCACCTTACCCACAACGTATTCCGGGGCAACATGGACAAATGGTGGGATTTTTACCGTGACCTGTTCGGCTTCAAGCAGATCCATTTCTTCGACATCGACGGCCGCATCACCGGCCTGACGAGCCGGGCGATCACCTCGCCCTGCGGCAAGATCCGCATCCCGCTCAACGAGTCGAAGGATGAGACCAGCCAGATCGAGGAATTCCTCAAGAAGTACAAGGGCGAAGGCATCCAGCACATCGCCGTCGGCAGCGATGGCATCTACGACGCCACCGATCGCCTTGCCGCCAATGGCCTGAAATTCATGCCCGGCCCGCCGGATACCTATTACGAACGGTCGCGCGGCCGGGTGAACGGCCATGACGAGCCGATCGATCGCATGAAGCAGCACGGCATCCTCATCGATGGCGAGGGCGTGGTGAATGGCGGCACGACCAAGATCCTGCTGCAGATTTTCTCCAAGACCGTGATCGGCCCGATCTTCTTCGAGTTCATCCAGCGCAAGGGCGACGAAGGCTTTGGCGAGGGCAATTTCCGCGCGCTCTTCGAGTCTATCGAGGAAGATCAGATCCGGCGCGGCGTGATCAAGCCGGCCGAAGCGGCGGAATAGGATAACCAGCGGGGAAACCGGAGCGGCGCCTGCCAGCCAGGCCCGCTCCGGATAATTCAGGCGATGAAGCGGGCGCGATCTTCCGGCGTCGGCACGTAGCAAGTCTCCATCCGGCCAGCCAGGCGGAAACGGTTTCGGGCGATGAACTCATAGAAGCGGTCCAGCAAACCGCGCGGCACGAGGCCGAAAATTTTCAGCAACGACCAGGGAAAACCGAGCCCTGCCACCATGAGGATCGAGCCTTCCGAACGGAAATAGGGCCGCCCGTTCATGAGCAGCATATTCGTTTCATAGTCACGATCATCAAGCCCGTAGTGGCGATAGAGTGCGGCACCCATAGCGGATTGCGCGGTCATGAAACGATAAGCCTTGCGCTTGTCCCGCTTCAGCGCGAACTTCACCCAGCCCGAACAGAATACGCATTGCCCGTCGAAGATGATAATCGGTCTGTCGTCCTGAAACGACGGCACTTCAGGATCTCGGCGGTAGCTATAGTCTTCCATCGAACTGCCTCGCATGCCTAACATATAGGTGTCCGGCCGTCGTGGTGCCAGCGCCCTCACCCACCGGCTATGCGCTTGAACACCGCATCGAGCGCCTTCTCCAGTGCGACATTGCCGCCTTCGCGGGCGAAATCGCGATGCACCTGTTCATTCAACCCGCCCTTGGTGGAATATCCGTCTCGCAATTCGCCGAACCGCTTGCCGCCCGTGTCGCCCGCAGCCTGCCCGAGACCTGCGAAAAGCTGGCCGAGATAGGCGCCGCCCTTCTCATAGGGCAGTCCTTGACGTTCCAGCCAAACGGTCAGCGTATCAAGCATGCCGAAATAGGTGCCCATGACGGCACCGGCAGCGGCAAGCGCATCATACTCGTGCTTGTTGTCCACCTCGACCGCCTTGCCCAGCCGCGAGAAGATCGCAGCCGAGATCTCATCCCGCGGATGGACGGCCGTAGCGCCATTCAGCCCTGCCACGAAAGGCAGCGGGATCGCCTGGCTGAGCGACACCGGCTGGCCGATCCATTCTTTCAGGTTCTCAAGCGACGTCGCGGCGGCGAAGCTGATGACGTGATGATCCGGCCGAAACTTCAGCGCCTTCGTCACTTCCTCGATGATCTGCGGCAACACCGCGAGCACGACGATATCGGATCGATCCAGCACATCCTGATTATCGGCGCCGATGCTGACATTGCCATGCTTTTCGGCCAGACGCCCGGCAATCGTCGCATTGCGCGGCGAAACGACGATCGGCATATTGCCGAGGTCGGTCTTGCAGATGCCAGTTATCACAGCCTCGACAATATCGCCTGTGCCCACGAAGCCGAGACGCTTGCCTGTCAAATCCACCATGTCATGTCCTTTATGCTTTACCAGCTTCCGCCTGATGGCTCCGGCATGCCAATATCGGCCGGATGAATCAATCATGCAATGAAAGGAAATGCTCATGTCGTCAGGCAAAGTCGCAATCGTCACCGCTGGAGGCAGCGGCATGGGGGCAGCAGCGGCCAAGAGGCTCGCAGCCGACGGCTATCAGGTCGCCATCCTGTCGTCATCCGGCAAGGGCGAGGCGCTCGCCAAGGAACTCGGCGGCCTCGGCGTGACCGGCTCCAACCAGTCGAATGATGACCTGAAGCGTCTGGTCGATGCCACGATGGAAAAATGGGGTCGCATCGACGTCCTCGTCAACAGCGCCGGCCATGGTCCGCGCGCCCAGATCATTGAGATATCAGACGAGGACTGGCACAAGGGAATGGAAGTCTACCTGATGAATGTGATCCGGCCGGTACGGTTGGTGGCACCCATCATGCAGGCGCAGAAATCCGGTTCGATCATCAATATCTCGACGGCCTGGGTGTTCGAACCCTCGGAGATGTTCCCGACCTCGGCCGTATTCCGCGCCGGCCTCGCCTCCTACACCAAGATTTTCGCCGACACCTATGCCAAGCACAATGTGCGGATCAACAACGTGCTGCCCGGCTGGATCGATAGCCTGCCAGCGACCGATGCAAGGCGCGATAGCGTGCCGATGGGACGCTACGGCACCAGCGAGGAGATCGCAGCGACGATCGCCTTCCTCGCCTCAGATGGCGCGGGCTACATCACCGGTCAGAACATCAAGGTCGATGGCGGCCTCACTCGCCACGTGTGACGAAAGCAATCGGGGCGCCACCGGCGCCCCGCAATTTTCTCTTACTTGAACGCAGCCGGCAGCCAGAGCGACAGCGCCGGGATGTAGGTCACCAGCAGCAGCACCGCGACGCTGGCGCCGAAGAATGGCCAGATCGTCTTCATCGCCTCGCGAATCGTGATCTTGCCGACCGCGCAGCCGACGAAGAGCACGGTGCCGACCGGCGGCGTGTTGAGACCGATACCGGCATTCAGGATCATGATCACGCCGAAATGGAC
This genomic interval carries:
- the hmgA gene encoding homogentisate 1,2-dioxygenase: MDVGTEGYSAITAQTSNQPAYMPGFGNDFETESLQGALPQGQNSPQKCNYGLYAEQLSGSPFTAPRGTNERSWLYRIRPSVRHTRRFSNASYPQWKSAPCLDDHSLPLGQLRWGPTPMPSEPTNFLQGMRTMTAAGDVMTQVGMAAHVYVLNDDMVDDYFFDADGELLIVPQVGAIRVFTEMGIMDVEPLEICLVPRGMMFKVSRLGEGDGWRGYICENYGAKFTMPDRGPIGANCLANPRDFKTPVAAYEDKETPCRVHVKWCGKFYVTEIGHSPLDVVAWHGNYTPFKYDLRTFSPVGAILFDHPDPSIFTVLTAPTEEAGTANVDFVIFPPRWLVAEHTFRPPWYHRNIMSEFMGLIHGQYDAKEEGFVPGGVSLHNMMLPHGPDASGFEKASNSELKPVKLDHTMAFMFETRYPQQLTRYAAELETLQDDYLECWDGLERKFDGTPGIK
- a CDS encoding fumarylacetoacetate hydrolase family protein, whose translation is MKLATLKDSTRDGRLVVVSKDLTLCSEVGHIARTLQAALDDWAHVGPRLERVAEGLEIGSQPSMRFHEHDASSPLPRAYQWADGSAYVNHVELVRKARDGEMPESFWTDPLMYQGGSDSFIGPRDPIVAADEGYGIDMEGEVAVIVDDVPMGATPEQARDAIRLVMLVNDVSLRHLVPNELAKGFGFFQSKPASAFSPAAVTPDELGDAWKDGKLHLPLLVSCNGKAFGKANAGVDMIFDFGQLIAHAAKTRSLSAGSIIGSGTVSNKRDGGHGKSIADGGDGYSCIAEIRTIEKIETGAAKTPFLKFGDTVRIEMKDRTGHSIFGAIEQTVTEAGGSAAA
- the treZ gene encoding malto-oligosyltrehalose trehalohydrolase — translated: MAFYSFGPVLGDHSTTFRLWAPKQGRIDILIEGRSPEPMRRDENGWHILDLADAGAGTRYCFVLEDETEVPDPASRYQPNDIHGPSVVIDAKAYQWKSPDWAGRPWAETVIYELHMGTFTEAGTFGAAIEKLDHLNELGITAIQIMPLADFRGSRNWGYDGVLPYAPDSSYGHPEDLRALIDEAHLRSMSVFLDVVYNHLGPDGNYLPLYAPIFTERHRSPWGAGINFDGDGSRAVRDFFIENALYWLHEFRFDGLRFDAVHAITDDSDEHIMHEISRRIREETNGRHIHLILENEENEASLLERAPQGKPKHFTAQWNDDMHHVLHVAATGEHIGYYADYAGDLKKLALALAEGFVYQGEVMPFRGTPRGAASAHLPPTAFIAFIQNHDQIGNRAYGDRLSASIDSIRLRALAAIYLLAPQIPMLFMGEEWGALEPFPFFCDFDDELNAAVREGRKSELARMPGFAGDADDAPDPTQLETFLSAKLRWEKRDTPAGTARLAFYKSLLELRCIHVQPLLDTLGTRPAAYEVGEGVVRVTWFAEGERRLTLMANFGDRDVQMDVPPKANVFYPRGDVSVSWMSPWTMIWFTEP
- the maiA gene encoding maleylacetoacetate isomerase, producing MSEVVLHDYWRSSASYRVRIALNAVGLKHESVPVDILKGEHRQGAYLDLNPQGLLPTLELDGQKMTQSLAIIEYLAEMHPEAHILPADPLGRHRVRALSYAIAMDIHPICNSHVAAHVVELTGRDEARPEWMRRFIGQGLKAFEAMLDDPATGAFCHADSPGMADFCLVPQVYNAERWGADVSGCKRLLEIAERCRALPAFAAAHPDAVRPAD
- a CDS encoding cysteine hydrolase family protein, giving the protein MQRLFAEKTPWHVEWMDRVSPQVSEIAGRFANSTIFTRFVPPNHASDLPGKWQDYYKKWRMMTGEYLPPELIDLIAPLKQFVPPARIFDKFTYSPWHGGHLHQRLTAEHVTQLVISGGETDVCVLATVLGAIDHGYDVILLEDAVCGSADETHEASLTLLRNRFSVQLSVVTTDEFLSQATMPAGG
- a CDS encoding ABC-F family ATP-binding cassette domain-containing protein — its product is MPASITLSNLSWSTPEGRPLFTNLDLSFGPERTALIGRNGVGKSVVLRLITDELVPATGTVSVSGSIGTLDQRVQITPDETIATLFGAETPLATLQRAEAGEATTEELASADWTLEARMAAALARAGLNADTATPLAALSGGQRTRAALAALVFKEPDFLLLDEPTNNLDREGRAAVIDLLAGWKGGAVVVSHDRELLETVDVIVELTTLGATRYGGNWTQYRARKALELAAAEHDLADAEKRLTEVARGAQATAERKARKDSTGKRAAAKGDMPRILIGARKEHSENTSGGNARLTERLRSEAETDLAAARERIERLRELSVTLPSTGLPAGRLVLRLDGVTGGFDPGQPIIENLSFDIRGPDRIAVTGPNGSGKSTLLALITGALRPWSGTVRAATPFAMLDQQVSILDPKTSIRDNFLRINPHSCENACRAALARFMFRADAALQQVSTLSGGQLLRAGLACVLGGAKPPSLLILDEPTNHLDIDSIAAVEAGLQAYDGALLIVSHDEVFLDAVGMTRRLEIPNEELPTAPPG